One part of the Bacteroidia bacterium genome encodes these proteins:
- the nhaA gene encoding Na+/H+ antiporter NhaA, protein MKKINFLSPFQNFVKIESFSGILLFSATIIALIWANSPFAYLYESLWQYKIGFHIADFALDKPLLLWVNDGLMAIFFFLIGLEIKRELLIGELNTVRKAALPFFAAVGGMIVPVLFFLMLNSDPKATIGWGIPMATDIAFSLAILKLLGKRVPLSLKVFLTAFAIVDDLGAVMIIGIFYSSGLNWGLLACGLVILAIFYWLAFRQIYLKYLLFIGAAVVWVLFLKAGLHPTLAGVLAAFAVPIRQKIDSATYLGMLDQIVDAFRSSPNASKVILSKEQLQQLDYLEDWTEQVQSPLQNLEHKLHSVVAYFIMPVFALANTGIAFGGGSVIEQGLVITLSLSLLFGKSIGVVLFTFLGTGLKLAELPESVGKWQILGVGLLSGVGFTMAIFIATLAFDGMPEMVDSAKIGILLGSLLSGIAGYLVLRFNSQKSVA, encoded by the coding sequence ATGAAGAAAATCAACTTTCTCAGTCCTTTTCAAAATTTTGTCAAAATCGAGAGTTTCAGTGGAATTCTCCTGTTTTCCGCTACCATCATCGCCTTGATTTGGGCAAATTCCCCTTTCGCCTATTTATATGAATCTCTCTGGCAATACAAAATAGGATTTCATATCGCTGATTTTGCTCTGGATAAACCCCTCCTATTGTGGGTAAATGATGGATTGATGGCCATATTTTTCTTCCTGATCGGACTCGAAATCAAACGAGAACTCTTGATTGGGGAGTTGAATACTGTCCGAAAGGCGGCTTTGCCTTTTTTTGCTGCGGTCGGAGGCATGATAGTTCCGGTATTATTTTTTCTGATGCTAAATTCAGATCCTAAGGCGACTATAGGCTGGGGGATTCCCATGGCGACCGATATTGCCTTTTCCCTGGCAATTTTGAAGCTGCTTGGAAAAAGGGTGCCTTTAAGTTTGAAAGTGTTCCTGACCGCCTTTGCCATAGTAGATGATTTGGGTGCCGTGATGATTATCGGGATTTTTTATAGTTCCGGTTTGAACTGGGGGCTACTTGCATGCGGACTGGTAATACTGGCCATATTTTACTGGCTGGCTTTTCGACAGATTTACCTCAAATACCTCTTGTTTATTGGGGCTGCTGTTGTTTGGGTTCTTTTCCTCAAGGCAGGACTTCATCCTACCCTTGCAGGTGTCTTGGCAGCCTTTGCGGTTCCCATTCGGCAAAAAATTGACAGCGCAACCTATTTAGGTATGTTGGATCAAATTGTCGATGCCTTTCGAAGTTCTCCCAATGCCTCCAAAGTCATATTATCCAAAGAGCAGCTTCAACAGCTCGATTACCTGGAAGATTGGACGGAACAAGTACAATCTCCTCTTCAAAACCTGGAACATAAGCTTCATAGTGTAGTGGCTTATTTTATCATGCCGGTTTTTGCTTTGGCCAATACCGGGATAGCCTTTGGAGGAGGGAGTGTGATTGAACAAGGATTGGTAATCACCCTTAGTTTGAGTCTGCTTTTCGGTAAATCCATTGGCGTAGTCCTGTTTACCTTTTTGGGAACCGGATTAAAGCTGGCAGAATTACCCGAGTCGGTGGGTAAATGGCAAATCCTGGGAGTTGGCTTATTGTCGGGGGTAGGATTTACTATGGCTATTTTTATTGCTACTCTTGCCTTCGATGGAATGCCGGAAATGGTTGATTCCGCGAAAATCGGGATATTGTTGGGTTCCTTACTCTCAGGTATTGCAGGCTATTTGGTTTTGCGCTTTAATTCACAAAAATCTGTAGCATAA
- a CDS encoding ABC transporter ATP-binding protein, which translates to MKLTRRVIQIAKPYWLHLLGIFILNLISMPLALLNPIPIKLVLDYAFGSEPIPAWLDLMLPESWESWEGVSMFAALLIIGTAVLRYSQGMGSWLLQSWTGEKLVLDLRTLMFNQVQRLSLQYHDQKGSSESLYRIQYDAYSLRGLLINNLFPFITASLTLLGMLYVMTSMQWQFTLVALTLVPLLFFLTRYSSTRLRTYWDKVKKSESSAMAVVHETLGALRVVKAFGREDQEAQRFKDRSWAAIRSQMKVAWMGGIYDLLLGMLMALATASVLYMGALFVNQGSISLGDLTVIMAYLAQMFGPMETISKNINSLQSSLASSQRVFDLLDMEREVKESENPVSLKRAKGNILFEKMAFGYKEDTPVLQDINIQIQAGQKVGILGTTGAGKSTLLSLLTRLYEPQSGKIALDGMDIREYALEDYRRQFAIVLQEPVLFSTSIAENIAYGNPDASREEIIAAAKAARAHDFIMQDKEAYDAQVGERGMQLSGGERQRISLARAFIRNAPILILDEPTSSVDIGTEAAIMEVVENLMKGRTTFLITHRLDTLKDCDVLLHLKDGQLHRLNTELEGNVLEAKKALTNKENS; encoded by the coding sequence ATGAAACTCACCAGACGTGTAATCCAGATAGCCAAACCTTATTGGCTGCACCTCTTGGGAATATTTATTCTCAACCTCATATCTATGCCCCTGGCCTTACTAAATCCCATACCCATAAAATTGGTATTGGATTATGCCTTTGGGAGCGAGCCTATTCCTGCCTGGCTGGATTTAATGTTGCCCGAAAGCTGGGAAAGCTGGGAAGGAGTGTCCATGTTTGCAGCCCTCTTGATTATTGGGACAGCTGTGCTTAGGTATTCTCAGGGAATGGGGAGCTGGCTATTGCAGTCCTGGACGGGGGAAAAACTGGTACTTGACCTTCGAACCCTTATGTTCAACCAGGTCCAGAGACTCTCGCTCCAGTACCATGACCAAAAAGGGAGCTCAGAATCTTTGTACAGGATTCAATACGATGCTTATTCTTTGCGAGGCTTGTTAATCAACAATCTCTTCCCCTTTATTACTGCCAGTCTTACCCTTCTGGGTATGCTGTATGTAATGACCAGTATGCAATGGCAATTTACTCTGGTCGCTCTTACCCTCGTTCCTCTGCTATTCTTTCTGACACGCTATTCATCAACCCGACTCAGGACTTATTGGGATAAGGTGAAAAAATCAGAAAGCTCAGCCATGGCTGTTGTACATGAGACGCTGGGAGCCCTACGGGTTGTCAAGGCATTTGGAAGAGAAGACCAGGAAGCACAAAGGTTCAAAGACCGATCCTGGGCTGCCATTCGAAGCCAAATGAAGGTAGCCTGGATGGGAGGCATCTATGACCTATTACTGGGCATGCTCATGGCTCTTGCAACGGCCTCTGTTCTCTACATGGGAGCTTTATTTGTAAACCAGGGCTCGATCAGTTTGGGGGACCTTACCGTAATCATGGCCTACCTCGCCCAGATGTTTGGTCCTATGGAAACCATCAGCAAAAACATAAACAGCCTACAATCTTCTTTGGCAAGTTCGCAAAGAGTATTTGACTTACTTGATATGGAACGGGAAGTTAAAGAATCGGAAAATCCCGTCTCATTGAAACGTGCAAAAGGAAACATCTTATTTGAAAAAATGGCTTTCGGATATAAAGAAGATACTCCTGTTTTGCAAGACATCAATATCCAAATCCAGGCAGGACAAAAGGTCGGCATATTAGGAACTACAGGAGCTGGCAAATCAACCCTACTCAGTTTGTTGACACGTTTGTATGAACCTCAATCTGGTAAAATTGCCCTTGATGGAATGGACATTCGGGAATATGCTTTAGAAGATTATCGTCGCCAATTTGCCATCGTATTGCAGGAGCCTGTTTTATTCTCTACAAGCATCGCTGAAAATATAGCGTATGGAAATCCAGATGCCAGCCGGGAAGAAATTATAGCGGCAGCCAAAGCGGCCAGGGCCCATGACTTTATTATGCAGGACAAGGAAGCTTATGATGCACAGGTTGGAGAAAGGGGGATGCAGTTATCAGGAGGTGAAAGACAACGTATTTCTCTTGCGAGAGCCTTTATCAGGAATGCCCCGATTCTCATCCTTGATGAACCAACTAGCTCGGTTGATATCGGAACAGAAGCAGCAATTATGGAGGTGGTAGAAAACCTAATGAAAGGTCGGACGACCTTCCTAATCACACATCGACTGGATACCTTGAAAGATTGCGATGTATTGCTCCATTTAAAAGATGGACAACTTCATAGGCTCAATACGGAACTGGAAGGCAATGTACTCGAGGCAAAAAAGGCCTTGACCAATAAGGAAAATTCATGA
- a CDS encoding glycosyltransferase family 4 protein, protein MAKNKLRRPTIAFFDYPDVFEDFYPHYGVNQKDFATSWHNTGSHAWLRIIQEKVGMIKWMAFTLKPELNEDRHQYIGGEVIMLKSSFLHRLLWKAFYLPSFAWRWQAHYRAYAGISSYLLPWSFQFFRKLISLKPDAILVQDYCSGKYDICWLLSRVLRIPLLAYHTGSTPEGYLGKSIRKFTLPRADWVFPSADSEMAMLNQRYRISRSKMSIIRPPIDTDIYRSMDREEACRRTGLDPNRRYFIYIGRLNERFKRLGSIIKAFGKITKEYDEIDLLVLGKGQDESDLKYLAKEEAGDRIHFLGWVAGDQDKCHYLNASEVLIMASAREGVPGVIGEAFSCGIPVISSSVGGIGELVLPGKSGWIFEAGDDQSLYLAMKEQAQNPHTARKMSAFVREIAEDKFSIQAVGKALTKGFEEVLSHKNLFPNYLRRK, encoded by the coding sequence ATGGCTAAAAATAAGCTCCGTAGACCCACGATTGCCTTCTTCGACTACCCCGACGTATTTGAAGACTTTTATCCCCATTATGGAGTTAACCAAAAGGATTTTGCGACCAGCTGGCACAATACAGGTAGCCATGCCTGGTTACGAATCATTCAAGAAAAGGTAGGGATGATAAAATGGATGGCATTCACCCTAAAACCAGAATTAAATGAGGATAGGCATCAATACATAGGAGGAGAAGTCATCATGCTTAAATCATCCTTCCTTCATCGCCTACTTTGGAAAGCCTTTTACCTTCCTTCCTTTGCCTGGAGATGGCAAGCCCACTACCGGGCTTATGCAGGTATTTCATCTTATCTGCTCCCCTGGAGTTTTCAATTTTTCAGAAAACTCATCAGCCTAAAACCGGATGCTATTTTGGTTCAGGACTATTGCAGTGGGAAATACGACATATGCTGGCTCTTAAGCAGAGTTTTGAGAATCCCTCTCCTGGCTTATCACACAGGGAGTACACCAGAAGGATATTTAGGAAAGTCGATCCGGAAATTTACCCTGCCCAGAGCTGATTGGGTTTTCCCCTCCGCAGATTCTGAAATGGCTATGCTAAACCAGCGGTACAGGATCTCAAGGAGTAAAATGAGTATTATTCGCCCTCCCATCGATACAGACATCTACCGCTCTATGGATCGAGAAGAAGCTTGCAGACGAACAGGACTCGATCCAAATCGAAGGTATTTCATATACATCGGGAGACTCAACGAGCGCTTCAAAAGATTGGGATCCATAATCAAAGCTTTTGGCAAAATAACCAAAGAATACGATGAAATTGATCTGCTTGTTTTGGGTAAAGGGCAAGATGAATCTGATCTGAAGTATTTGGCAAAAGAAGAAGCCGGAGACAGAATCCACTTTCTGGGATGGGTCGCTGGGGATCAGGATAAATGCCACTACCTGAACGCTTCGGAAGTTCTTATTATGGCTTCGGCAAGGGAAGGAGTTCCGGGGGTAATTGGAGAAGCCTTTTCCTGTGGCATCCCGGTCATTTCCTCAAGTGTAGGTGGAATTGGAGAACTGGTCCTTCCGGGAAAAAGCGGGTGGATTTTTGAAGCAGGAGATGACCAGTCGCTTTATCTAGCAATGAAGGAACAAGCACAGAATCCTCATACTGCAAGAAAAATGTCAGCATTCGTCCGGGAGATCGCCGAAGACAAGTTTTCCATTCAGGCTGTAGGAAAGGCTCTGACAAAGGGTTTTGAAGAAGTATTATCCCACAAAAATCTATTTCCCAACTATCTGAGAAGAAAATGA
- a CDS encoding glycosyltransferase has translation MDMASLSLEEKKSKIEGVNSVLRPSNARSRPFIYSKFIYVGDEKLYIKGVSYGAFEPDKEGNEYQDKNKLRQDFRQMAASGINTVRIPHTNPPPHLLDIAYEEGLWVMAGLSAEQYVGYLIDNHKAPDLEGMFKSKVRSLKDHPALLCFGLGNEIPASMARWIGKKKIESYLKQAYTWVKEEAPDAIVTYVNYPTTEYIDLPFLDMLCFNVYLEKKEDFEIYLSRLQNLAGDRPLLMGEVGLDAMRNGEEKQADFLQWQIESTFNSGCVGLFIFSWTDEWFRGGEEVHDWEFGLTRKDRSPKPSLAKVQASFQKYPFPKEHHWPMMSVVLCSYNGEKTISQALDGLTNLNYPNYEILVINDGSTDRTAEIAASYPVKLINIKSSGLSKARNTGLFLAKGEIVVYLDDDAFPEKDWLHYLALSFKDKNFSAFGGPNLVPQNAPFMETCIDYVPGNPTHILLSDRLAEHIPGCNMAFRKELLQEIGGFDEQFVTAGDDVDVCWRLQERGFKIGYSPSAIVWHHRRPSASKFWRQQSGYGRSEAMLEKKWPQKYNSLGHHSWSGRIYGNGNLLKNWMRSWRVYHGTWGLAPFQSIYETAGNPYFSILSMPEFYLVLAGLAILAIISIGWSSLLFSIPLLAFFLSLLFIHIGSSVSKIQVPRRFAKGRISRWKFRFRVFVLRLMQPLARLHGRIRFDLTPWRRFGKRNYRLNIQKTQSVWCESWISLDLRLRAIVEGMKADNFIVHNGGDWDEWDVEIQGGNFGKTFMIMAGEDHTGGKQYLRFRSKAVFTKFSKILIFIFGSLASLAVWEKEWIFFAIFGGLFLTVLIRSLNECASAAYSCSTHAQAQSELESIEFSH, from the coding sequence ATGGATATGGCATCCCTCTCTCTAGAGGAAAAAAAATCAAAAATCGAAGGGGTTAATTCTGTATTACGCCCTTCCAATGCACGCTCAAGGCCATTTATTTATTCCAAATTCATTTATGTAGGAGATGAAAAACTCTACATAAAGGGAGTTTCTTATGGGGCTTTCGAACCTGATAAGGAAGGGAATGAATATCAGGACAAAAATAAACTAAGACAGGATTTTCGACAGATGGCAGCGTCTGGCATCAATACTGTCCGTATTCCCCATACCAATCCACCTCCTCATTTGCTGGATATAGCCTATGAGGAAGGACTGTGGGTAATGGCAGGTTTATCAGCGGAGCAATATGTCGGATACCTGATTGACAACCACAAAGCCCCTGATCTGGAGGGGATGTTTAAGTCTAAAGTTAGAAGCCTTAAAGATCATCCCGCTTTGCTTTGCTTTGGTTTGGGAAATGAAATTCCTGCTTCTATGGCCCGATGGATCGGGAAAAAGAAAATAGAATCCTACCTCAAACAGGCCTACACCTGGGTGAAAGAAGAAGCACCTGATGCTATCGTTACCTATGTAAATTACCCAACAACCGAATACATCGATCTTCCTTTTCTGGATATGTTATGTTTCAACGTTTATCTGGAAAAGAAAGAAGATTTTGAAATTTATCTCAGCAGGCTTCAAAATCTTGCCGGAGACCGGCCCTTACTTATGGGAGAGGTGGGATTGGACGCGATGCGAAATGGGGAAGAGAAACAGGCAGATTTCCTCCAGTGGCAAATAGAAAGCACCTTCAATTCAGGGTGTGTAGGATTATTTATTTTTTCCTGGACAGATGAATGGTTTAGAGGAGGTGAGGAAGTGCATGATTGGGAATTTGGTTTGACAAGGAAAGATCGTAGCCCCAAACCTTCGCTTGCGAAAGTTCAGGCGAGTTTTCAAAAATATCCTTTTCCAAAGGAACATCATTGGCCTATGATGTCAGTAGTTCTTTGTAGTTACAATGGTGAAAAAACCATTTCACAAGCCCTGGATGGCCTCACAAATCTGAACTATCCCAACTACGAGATTTTAGTTATAAATGATGGTTCAACAGATAGAACTGCAGAAATTGCTGCAAGCTATCCCGTTAAACTTATAAACATAAAAAGTAGTGGCCTTTCAAAAGCCAGAAATACCGGCCTATTCCTTGCTAAAGGAGAAATCGTAGTTTATCTGGATGATGACGCATTTCCGGAAAAAGACTGGCTGCACTATTTAGCGCTGTCATTTAAGGATAAAAACTTTAGCGCCTTTGGGGGACCTAATCTTGTCCCGCAAAATGCTCCTTTTATGGAGACTTGCATTGACTATGTTCCAGGTAATCCCACCCATATCCTGCTGTCCGATCGACTGGCTGAACACATCCCCGGGTGTAATATGGCTTTCCGAAAAGAGCTTTTGCAGGAAATTGGTGGTTTCGATGAGCAATTTGTAACTGCAGGTGATGATGTAGATGTATGTTGGAGGTTGCAGGAACGCGGATTCAAAATAGGTTATAGCCCCTCGGCAATCGTTTGGCATCATCGAAGGCCAAGTGCATCCAAATTCTGGAGGCAACAGTCCGGATATGGCAGGTCTGAAGCGATGCTTGAAAAGAAATGGCCACAAAAATATAATTCCCTGGGACACCATAGTTGGTCAGGTAGGATTTATGGTAATGGAAATTTGCTCAAAAACTGGATGCGATCCTGGAGAGTTTATCACGGAACCTGGGGGCTAGCGCCTTTTCAATCAATTTATGAAACAGCCGGCAACCCATATTTCTCCATCCTCAGTATGCCAGAATTTTACCTGGTACTTGCAGGATTGGCTATTTTAGCAATAATATCTATTGGCTGGTCAAGCTTACTGTTTAGCATACCTCTTCTGGCTTTTTTCCTTTCTTTATTATTTATCCATATTGGAAGTTCTGTCAGCAAAATCCAGGTGCCCAGACGATTTGCCAAAGGCAGAATCTCCCGCTGGAAATTTCGCTTTCGAGTTTTCGTTCTAAGACTCATGCAACCATTGGCGCGCCTCCATGGACGAATACGTTTTGACCTCACTCCCTGGCGCCGTTTTGGAAAAAGAAACTATAGACTAAACATCCAAAAAACACAATCTGTATGGTGCGAATCCTGGATAAGTCTTGACCTCCGTTTGCGAGCCATTGTTGAGGGTATGAAAGCAGATAATTTTATCGTTCACAATGGAGGTGACTGGGACGAATGGGATGTAGAAATACAGGGCGGAAACTTTGGCAAAACATTCATGATCATGGCAGGAGAAGATCATACCGGAGGAAAACAATACCTTCGTTTTCGATCAAAGGCCGTTTTCACTAAGTTTTCAAAAATCCTCATATTCATTTTTGGGAGTTTAGCTTCTTTGGCTGTGTGGGAAAAGGAGTGGATATTTTTTGCAATCTTCGGAGGCCTTTTCCTAACCGTTCTGATAAGAAGCTTAAATGAATGTGCGTCTGCAGCTTATAGTTGCTCTACGCATGCACAAGCCCAGAGCGAACTCGAATCCATTGAGTTTTCTCATTAA
- a CDS encoding polysaccharide pyruvyl transferase family protein, with protein sequence MSNLNVLISGWFSFEGMGATAGDLIARDLVGSWLDEKHIPFEFACLPSFGEGILWEEASPEKYSHVIFVCGPYGNGWPITEFLEKFKACKHIGLNLTMLQSLDEWNPFDFLLERDSSRMANPDFTLAASIQQVPVVGLILAHKQKEYGENALHEFANSAFEKLIQSREMAVVPIDTALENNAGGLRTPAEVENLIARMDLVLTTRLHGTVLSLKNGVPPIPIDPIRGGAKISRQVMELGWPILFHADQIDPLRLSQAFDQCLESNTRKLSQTISKNAKEKIKSLKGELQGYLLSEKLWHG encoded by the coding sequence ATGAGCAATTTGAATGTACTGATTAGTGGTTGGTTCAGTTTCGAGGGAATGGGAGCAACTGCAGGTGATCTCATAGCGAGAGATTTGGTGGGTAGCTGGTTGGATGAAAAACACATCCCATTCGAATTTGCCTGCCTACCCAGTTTTGGTGAAGGTATTTTATGGGAGGAAGCAAGCCCAGAGAAATACTCTCATGTGATATTTGTTTGTGGTCCGTATGGGAATGGATGGCCGATCACCGAATTTCTCGAGAAATTCAAGGCATGCAAACACATTGGTCTTAACCTTACGATGCTCCAATCTCTTGACGAGTGGAATCCATTTGATTTTTTGTTGGAACGAGACAGTTCTCGTATGGCCAATCCCGATTTTACTCTGGCGGCATCTATCCAACAAGTTCCCGTGGTAGGATTGATCTTAGCCCATAAGCAAAAAGAATACGGAGAGAATGCCCTGCATGAATTCGCCAATTCAGCTTTCGAGAAACTCATTCAGTCACGTGAAATGGCGGTTGTCCCTATAGACACGGCTTTGGAAAATAATGCGGGTGGCCTTCGTACTCCGGCAGAAGTAGAGAATTTGATCGCGCGTATGGACCTGGTCCTAACGACTCGACTTCATGGCACAGTTTTAAGCTTGAAAAATGGGGTGCCTCCCATACCCATTGATCCAATTCGGGGAGGAGCCAAAATTAGTCGACAAGTAATGGAACTGGGATGGCCCATTCTATTTCATGCCGACCAGATAGACCCGCTGAGGCTTTCTCAGGCATTTGACCAATGTCTGGAAAGCAATACCAGAAAACTTAGCCAAACGATTAGCAAAAATGCAAAAGAAAAAATAAAGTCTCTGAAAGGGGAATTGCAAGGCTACCTATTATCTGAAAAATTATGGCACGGATAG